A genomic region of Desulfallas thermosapovorans DSM 6562 contains the following coding sequences:
- a CDS encoding chemotaxis protein CheW — translation MNAETSFATDLQIVVFSIAGQSFGIDIASVFEIIRLEKITPIPQAPEYVEGVINIRGQVVPALNLHVLFGTGIGEKTGNSRMIVVETAHNKFGLIVDAVYEVQKVSPDMIKPAPAAIAYSQQYIQGIILEGDNLVILVDLNKLLPERDLLELKEMEKLA, via the coding sequence ATGAACGCTGAAACCAGTTTTGCAACTGATTTGCAAATAGTGGTGTTTTCCATAGCCGGCCAATCCTTCGGCATTGATATAGCTTCTGTTTTTGAAATTATACGGCTGGAAAAAATCACCCCCATCCCCCAGGCGCCGGAATATGTTGAGGGTGTAATCAACATCCGGGGGCAGGTGGTACCCGCCCTTAACCTGCATGTGCTATTCGGTACCGGGATTGGAGAAAAAACCGGCAATAGCAGGATGATAGTGGTGGAGACCGCCCACAATAAATTTGGTTTGATTGTAGACGCTGTATATGAAGTGCAAAAGGTCAGCCCCGATATGATCAAGCCGGCCCCGGCTGCCATTGCATACAGCCAGCAATACATTCAGGGCATTATTTTAGAGGGTGACAACCTGGTTATACTGGTGGACTTGAATAAATTGTTACCGGAAAGGGATCTGTTGGAACTTAAGGAAATGGAAAAATTGGCTTAG
- a CDS encoding OmpA/MotB family protein, giving the protein MVRRRRPKKGHGAGLERWLITYADMITLLLIFFIVMYTLSKLDAAKFETLAESLAAVFGAGGMVLDSPGPEIIPGAPPEQMADIIREMDEQGTETQLENLQLIDIKSQLEEYIKQNGLEARVSVTSEERGVVLSFQNEVLFDLGSSQLTGQAREILSKVAPILAATPNYIRVEGHTDDLPINTAQFPSNWELSAARATNVVQEFIRVHGFEPRKLSASAYGEYRPRMPNSNPENRQLNRRVDLVILSSEFAGAEPGMVNTLPEEQHSTE; this is encoded by the coding sequence TTGGTAAGAAGACGCAGGCCCAAAAAAGGGCACGGGGCCGGCCTTGAACGCTGGCTAATCACCTATGCCGACATGATTACTTTGCTGCTTATTTTTTTTATTGTCATGTACACGCTCAGTAAACTTGACGCCGCTAAATTCGAAACCCTGGCCGAATCTCTGGCCGCGGTTTTTGGAGCCGGTGGAATGGTTTTGGACAGCCCGGGGCCGGAAATAATTCCGGGCGCCCCGCCGGAGCAAATGGCGGACATAATCAGGGAAATGGATGAACAGGGTACAGAAACACAATTGGAAAACCTTCAGTTGATTGATATAAAAAGTCAACTGGAAGAATATATCAAACAAAACGGGCTGGAAGCCAGGGTTTCGGTAACCAGTGAGGAAAGGGGCGTAGTGCTAAGTTTTCAAAATGAGGTGTTGTTTGACCTGGGTTCTTCCCAACTGACCGGACAAGCCCGGGAAATATTAAGCAAAGTGGCGCCAATACTGGCGGCCACCCCCAATTATATTCGCGTGGAGGGGCATACCGATGATTTACCCATCAATACCGCCCAGTTTCCCTCAAACTGGGAACTTTCAGCGGCAAGGGCCACCAATGTGGTGCAGGAATTCATCCGTGTTCACGGTTTCGAGCCGCGAAAACTGTCAGCTTCGGCCTATGGTGAATACCGTCCCCGGATGCCCAACAGCAACCCGGAAAACCGCCAGTTGAACCGCCGGGTCGACCTTGTCATTCTAAGCAGTGAATTTGCCGGCGCCGAGCCGGGCATGGTGAACACACTACCTGAGGAGCAGCACAGTACCGAATAA
- a CDS encoding DUF1540 domain-containing protein has protein sequence MSRVKCFIEDCRFNNNMRCNAPKVSFKLRSNHPGHRTDRALCEHYRPIP, from the coding sequence ATGAGCCGGGTCAAATGTTTTATCGAAGACTGTCGCTTTAATAATAACATGAGATGCAACGCGCCCAAGGTATCTTTCAAGCTCCGGAGCAATCACCCGGGCCACCGGACCGACCGGGCGCTGTGCGAGCATTATCGCCCGATTCCATGA
- a CDS encoding chemotaxis protein CheA — translation MFSDAEIAIFQEELEEKLQIINDNILLLEQQQVTPEVIQEIFRAAHTIKGSSAIMGYDKMTNLTHEIESLFDKIRSNRLSVNEELVDVLFEAMDTLTALKEEIVGDGVKNTDIDAVLNKIKQISGGNSNGVSARGDASAVFDTTSQDNLDNDSSGGNGANAAPAPAGRPPATQFDMEIDDATGDVIREADMRGYRAYGLHISIEPDCQMKEVRAFLLFETLEQAGEIIKTNPPAEELQTGHFEDNIDLIIVTQSDMDQVKNLALSVAEIRDVDIKMIELDDKPDQEGYPGGAPEPGQPAMQKQTPVTAAETVAGNAPLKADHNEKNSQTGKLEKKTIKTVRVDVEKLDTLMNLVGELVIDRTRLERFVEIFENNHGSDEMVDDILEISNHLGQVTTDLQDEIMKARMLPVAQVFNRFPRMVRDIAHKLGRDIEFIIEGKETELDRNVIEVIGDPLIHLLRNSIDHGIEPPEERQRVGKPSRGKLLLKASYSEGHIVITVEDDGRGIDAQKLKDKALRKGLVSKEQAARMSEREALDLIFLPGFSTVEDEKISDISGRGVGMDIVRTQIENINGTVEYKTAPGQGTVFTIKLPLTLAIIRALMVEHGDMTYAFPLTYVVETLKMKRTDIKNIRNAEVIVVRGQVYPLKRLEDILWNGAGHEDGEKIYVVIVGSGDRKLGVVVDRLIGEQEIVIKSLGSYLGQVEGLSGAAILGDGKVSLIVDVRSLVRSASSEEAFAYAAIN, via the coding sequence TTGTTCAGCGATGCAGAAATTGCTATTTTCCAGGAGGAATTAGAAGAAAAATTACAAATTATCAATGATAACATTCTTCTACTGGAACAGCAACAGGTCACACCCGAAGTAATCCAGGAGATTTTCCGGGCCGCCCACACCATTAAAGGTTCATCGGCCATTATGGGTTACGATAAAATGACTAATTTAACCCACGAGATAGAAAGTTTGTTTGATAAAATCCGCAGTAACCGGTTGTCTGTCAACGAGGAACTGGTGGATGTGCTCTTTGAGGCCATGGACACGCTGACGGCGTTAAAAGAAGAAATCGTGGGGGACGGTGTAAAAAATACCGATATCGACGCGGTATTAAACAAAATCAAACAAATCAGCGGTGGTAACAGTAACGGAGTTTCCGCCAGGGGCGACGCCAGTGCAGTTTTTGATACAACATCGCAGGACAATTTGGATAACGATAGTTCCGGCGGTAATGGGGCCAATGCAGCGCCTGCGCCGGCGGGTAGGCCCCCGGCAACGCAGTTTGATATGGAAATAGATGATGCTACGGGAGATGTTATCCGGGAAGCCGATATGCGCGGGTATCGTGCCTATGGCCTGCATATCAGCATTGAACCCGACTGCCAGATGAAGGAAGTGCGTGCTTTTTTGCTGTTTGAAACCCTGGAGCAGGCGGGCGAAATAATTAAAACCAACCCGCCCGCCGAGGAACTGCAAACCGGGCATTTTGAGGACAATATCGACCTGATTATCGTCACCCAGTCCGATATGGACCAGGTGAAAAACCTGGCCCTTTCGGTGGCGGAAATCAGGGACGTTGATATTAAAATGATTGAGTTGGATGACAAACCTGACCAGGAGGGTTACCCCGGCGGCGCGCCGGAACCGGGGCAACCGGCAATGCAAAAACAAACGCCGGTCACCGCCGCTGAAACCGTCGCGGGAAACGCTCCCCTTAAGGCTGATCATAACGAGAAAAACTCCCAAACCGGCAAGCTCGAGAAGAAAACCATAAAAACCGTGCGAGTGGACGTGGAAAAACTGGATACTTTGATGAACCTGGTGGGTGAGCTGGTTATTGATCGCACTCGCCTGGAACGGTTTGTGGAAATATTTGAAAACAATCATGGCTCGGACGAAATGGTGGACGATATACTGGAAATTTCCAATCACCTGGGCCAGGTGACCACGGATTTGCAGGACGAAATTATGAAGGCCCGGATGCTTCCCGTAGCCCAGGTATTCAACCGCTTTCCCCGCATGGTGCGGGATATCGCTCACAAATTGGGCCGGGATATAGAGTTTATTATTGAAGGCAAGGAAACAGAGCTGGACCGCAATGTCATCGAGGTGATCGGCGACCCGCTGATACACCTGCTCAGGAATTCCATCGACCACGGCATCGAACCCCCGGAGGAACGGCAGCGAGTGGGCAAACCGTCTCGGGGCAAATTGCTGCTCAAGGCATCCTACTCGGAAGGACATATCGTGATCACTGTTGAGGACGACGGCCGGGGTATCGATGCCCAAAAATTAAAGGACAAAGCGCTGCGCAAAGGGCTGGTCAGTAAGGAACAGGCCGCGCGCATGAGCGAGCGGGAAGCCCTGGACCTGATCTTCCTGCCCGGCTTTTCCACCGTGGAGGATGAAAAAATCAGTGATATTTCGGGCCGGGGCGTAGGCATGGATATTGTGCGCACCCAAATAGAAAACATCAACGGCACCGTGGAATATAAGACAGCTCCAGGCCAGGGTACTGTTTTTACCATCAAACTGCCCCTTACCCTGGCCATTATCAGGGCGCTTATGGTGGAACACGGAGATATGACTTACGCCTTCCCGCTGACCTACGTGGTGGAAACACTTAAAATGAAACGGACGGACATAAAAAACATTCGCAATGCCGAGGTAATCGTGGTGCGCGGGCAGGTTTACCCGCTGAAACGCCTGGAAGATATTCTCTGGAACGGTGCCGGGCATGAGGACGGCGAAAAGATCTATGTGGTGATTGTGGGTTCCGGCGACCGCAAGCTGGGCGTTGTGGTGGACAGGTTAATCGGCGAGCAGGAAATAGTCATCAAATCCCTGGGCTCCTACCTGGGCCAGGTGGAGGGACTTTCCGGTGCAGCTATTTTGGGCGACGGAAAGGTTTCCCTGATTGTTGACGTGCGGAGTCTGGTGCGCAGCGCAAGCTCCGAGGAGGCCTTTGCCTATGCCGCGATCAATTAA
- a CDS encoding flagellar motor protein — protein MDLATILGFILGLGALLVGFTLEGGHIGALVQPSAALIVFGGTIGATMFSFSPGDFKALPQLIKLAMFNKPYDPTRTIEEIVAMAEEARREGLLYLENRLPEINDPYLRKGLQLVIDGTDPELVKKILEVEIYAIEERHGVGSSIFEVAGGYAPTMGIIGTVMGLVHVLGNMSDPDSLGPAIAVAFMATLYGVGSANVLWLPLAAKLSNISKKEILLKELMMEGIISLQAGYNPILIRERLVAYLKPSARNKKGDEDEAAEEE, from the coding sequence ATGGATCTCGCAACTATATTAGGCTTTATTTTAGGATTGGGGGCACTGCTGGTGGGATTTACCCTGGAAGGGGGGCATATCGGAGCCCTGGTGCAACCCAGCGCGGCGCTGATTGTGTTCGGCGGTACCATCGGGGCCACCATGTTCAGCTTTTCTCCGGGGGACTTCAAAGCCCTGCCCCAGTTGATTAAACTGGCCATGTTCAACAAACCATATGACCCCACCAGAACCATTGAGGAAATTGTGGCCATGGCTGAAGAAGCCAGGAGGGAAGGTTTGCTTTACCTGGAAAACCGGCTGCCGGAAATAAACGACCCTTACTTGAGAAAAGGATTGCAGCTGGTTATCGACGGTACCGACCCGGAACTGGTAAAAAAAATTCTTGAAGTTGAAATATATGCCATAGAAGAGCGCCACGGTGTCGGCAGCAGCATTTTTGAAGTGGCTGGCGGTTACGCGCCCACCATGGGCATCATCGGTACGGTGATGGGGTTGGTACACGTGCTGGGCAACATGAGCGACCCGGACAGCCTGGGTCCGGCCATTGCCGTTGCCTTTATGGCCACCCTGTACGGCGTGGGCAGTGCCAACGTGTTGTGGCTGCCCCTGGCGGCAAAACTGTCAAATATTAGCAAAAAGGAAATTTTATTAAAAGAACTGATGATGGAAGGTATTATTTCCTTGCAGGCCGGCTACAACCCCATACTGATCAGGGAAAGGCTGGTGGCTTACCTGAAACCGTCAGCCCGTAATAAAAAGGGTGATGAGGATGAGGCTGCGGAGGAGGAATAA